TGCGTGTGGGTGCCTTCGAGCGGGTGGCAGCCACCCATGGCATTAGGTCTGCCTACGAGAGGCTGACTGGCAGTGAGGCCGATGTTCCTGCCATTTTCTTGAGGCTGCGCGAAGGTGATGTGCAAGCCCGGGAGGTAATTGAAAAGACGGCCGCTTATATCGCCCGCGCAGTTGCGTCGATTTCGGTGGTCGCCAATCCGGGACTAGTGCTGCTTGGAGGCTCAATCGGCGTGCAGCCGGAATTGCTGGAGGCTACCCGACGCTACGTGGCGCAATGCTTCCCCTTCCCAGTTCGCATTGAAGCAAGTGAATTGGGAAATCACGCGGCCCTTGCTGGCGCCGCCGCGATTGGCCTCAGCGATCTTCACACGGCACTTTTTGCCAAATCCATCCCCGGTGCGGCGGTAAGCCTCCCGGTGCCAAAGAGTGCGCTCACCCGGAAAGCGGCAGAATGAGCAACCCCGGAAAAGCCCTTTCGCCCGATCTGCTGCACCGACTGCAGTTGGCCCTTGATCCTGCGCGCGCGACGGCTCTTCTGGCCAAGACGGTGCAGGCCGCCAGCGTGACCGGCGACGAACGGCTGATGGCCGACGTGCTAAAGCCTGAAATGCAGCGCCTGGACCTCGCGCCGAGGTGCGAAGATTTTCTGCCCGGTCGACCGAATGTCTACGGCGCGCGCATGGGCAACGGCCCTCACCTCACTTTCATCGGCCACACGGATGTTGTCCATGCCCGGACCTGGGCCACGGCCTGGGAGGGCAAGGCACAAGAAGACCCATTTGGCGCAACAATCATCGACGGCGAACTTTGGGGGCGGGGCGCTGCCGATCTCAAAGCAGGAATTTGCACGACGTTGATGGCGCTGGATGTGATCGACCGCGCCGGAATCAAATTGGAGGGCTCGCTTTCCTATGCCTTCGTCGGCGATGAAGAAAGCGGCGAGCCGGACACCGGTGTCAGTGCTGGGATCAAAACCTATGTAAGGCAGGTCCAAGCCGGCATGATGCCGAAACCCGATTTCTGCATCTATACCGAACCGACCAAGCTGGCGATCTATCCGGTACAGATGGGTTTCTTCATTGCCGACATCACGATTACTGGAAGGTCGGCCTATTTTGGCAAACCGGAGCTTGGTGTCGACGCGTTAAAGGCAGCACATAGGGTTCTGACCGCCATCTGGAAGCATTCGGACGAAGTGAGCGCGCGTGCCAGCCATCCTTTGCTGGGACCGGGGTTTGCATTGGTGACGGATTTGAAGGCGGGAGGCCTTATCGCCGTTCCAGGCGAAGCAAAGATTTCGCTCATCCGAAAATTGCTTCCGGGCGAAACCATCGATGGCGCGATCAAAGAATTGGAATCAGCAATCCACGGCGTTGTTCCAAAGAATATAGGCCTTTCGATTTTATATCCTGCGGGACGCGATCATGCACGTGGCGGTTCGCCTGCAGGCATCGACGGGGAACGCCAAGAGATCAGGTTGCTGGCACAGTGCATTGGAGCGGTGAAACCAGGGTCGGGCCGGATTGAAGGTGCCCCCTTCTGGTCTGAAATGCCCTTCATCACCGAACAGCTAAAAGCCCCTGCCGTATATTTCGCACCCGGCGACATTTCGATTTGCCACACCAATGAAGAGCGCGTCCCATTGAAGGATTATCACGACGCTATCGTTGGTCTGGCTGCATTCATCGTGAGCTACTGCAACCCCGTCACGATTTGACGGATAAAAAGGGAGAAGGACTATGAAGCATCAACTAATCACAAATCTTGCATTCACTGTGTCAGTTTGGGCGCTATTGGCAGGTGCCGCCGCAGCAGATACTGTGGGTCCGTCTGGTGAGGCCGCAACGCCGACGTCAAAAATCACGGTGGATGACAGCCAGACCGCTACACTGAAATCCAAGGGTCTCAAGGCCGCGCTGCTCTGGCATGATCAGTCGGATTTCGTGAACGCTGTGACTGCGGGTGCAAAGGATGAATTCGCCCGCACCGGCATTCAGATTGTCGCTACCACGTCGGCTGGTTTCGATAGCGCCAAACAAGCCTCGGACGTCGAGACCGCTCTC
This Aestuariivirga litoralis DNA region includes the following protein-coding sequences:
- a CDS encoding M20 family metallopeptidase; translation: MTGDERLMADVLKPEMQRLDLAPRCEDFLPGRPNVYGARMGNGPHLTFIGHTDVVHARTWATAWEGKAQEDPFGATIIDGELWGRGAADLKAGICTTLMALDVIDRAGIKLEGSLSYAFVGDEESGEPDTGVSAGIKTYVRQVQAGMMPKPDFCIYTEPTKLAIYPVQMGFFIADITITGRSAYFGKPELGVDALKAAHRVLTAIWKHSDEVSARASHPLLGPGFALVTDLKAGGLIAVPGEAKISLIRKLLPGETIDGAIKELESAIHGVVPKNIGLSILYPAGRDHARGGSPAGIDGERQEIRLLAQCIGAVKPGSGRIEGAPFWSEMPFITEQLKAPAVYFAPGDISICHTNEERVPLKDYHDAIVGLAAFIVSYCNPVTI